The following are encoded in a window of Trichomycterus rosablanca isolate fTriRos1 chromosome 13, fTriRos1.hap1, whole genome shotgun sequence genomic DNA:
- the kif11 gene encoding kinesin-like protein KIF11, which translates to MSSQIQAPKKDEKGRNIQVVVRCRPFNAVERKSNSHGVVECDPGRKEVLVRTGAVNDKTARKTYTFDMVFGPSGKQIDLYRSVVCPILDEVIMGYNCTIFAYGQTGTGKTFTMEGERSPNEEFTWEEDPLAGIIPRTLHQIFEKLTSNGTEFSVKVSLLEIYNEELFDLLSPSPDVTERLQLFDDPRNKRGVIVKGLEEITVHNKNEVYQILERGAAKRKTASTLMNAYSSRSHSVFSVTIHMKEITLDGEELVKIGKLNLVDLAGSENIGRSGAVDKRAREAGNINQSLLTLGRVITALVERGPHVPYRESKLTRILQDSLGGRTKTSIIATVSPASINLEETLSTLEYANRAKSIMNKPEVNQKLTKRTLIKEYTEEIERLKRDLAATREKHGVYLSSENYESMNSRLQTQEEQITEYTDKIAAAEEELNRVMELFTDNKQRLEQCSEDLQERSQQLEEAHKDLKETSQRLTQEEFITTQLQTTETQLYDTAGQLLDTAEASTVDVGGLHAKLQRVKAVEQHNSTVQQSFSERMEQSCSGMQTALQEQNLKQSSMLDHYHNAVGELLGGTGRVFEEALGSVLRSYTSMKGAVGEGVDGCKSKLLQLEGLTQEGRDTVLEMLDQHKLQLEDVLLTKAMPAIRSVMAVNDSLKQTLQRYDALAGQLEGFKAEMSTFFTGHVEAVASMRETAVQGFTSLQAEHDSLKKQINQASSQHKTRVAQLLQCMQDQMNLLVLDTQTDFEGLEEASDSQKTPMETLKNTIQMKCTEAEQESSSVSARLGSCVNGVIEEMNGVMDDGRTALEDCAGYCSLLQSSLDSLSDSGLQWCLTARDSTEKRAQEQLSLTEENKAAIQALLQRVEERGQAAVDECRSHLTPVQQEMETLLRKVQSQVGEDQVALQQHREELSTLATQTLDTVNNFLSNELQQDLPTGTTPKRKDYVYPRVLNPLRSRTELEDEYRSQQEQLMNTLSQCDDLGEEEEKPVDQDSLEDEVSGSSDSNTTQQSILDENLVCYEEGRVPFFKKKGKRENLNNKSLNRSKVAENESTVTTPRSRLPLRTQNQ; encoded by the exons ATGTCTAGCCAAATACAAGCTCCCAAAAAGGACGAAAAGGGTCGAAACATCCAAGTGGTTGTTCGATGCCG GCCTTTTAATGCAGTCGAGCGTAAATCTAATTCACATGGAGTGGTGGAGTGTGACCCCGGCAGGAAAGAGGTGTTGGTGAGAACTGGTGCGGTCAACGATAAAACGGCCCGAAAAACCTACACCTTCGATATG GTCTTTGGTCCGTCAGGAAAACAGATCGACTTATACAGGAGTGTTGTATGTCCCATCCTGGATGAAGTCATTATGGGCTATAACTGCACCATTTTTGC ataCGGACAAACTGGCACAGGAAAGACCTTCACAATGGAAGGTGAACGATCTCCCAATGAGGAATTCACCTGGGAGGAG GATCCTCTGGCCGGTATCATCCCTCGTACTCTTCACCAGATCTTCGAGAAGCTCACCAGTAACGGCACGGAGTTCTCGGTGAAGGTCTCGCTGCTGGAGATCTATAACGAGGAGCTGTTTGATCTGCTCAGCCCTTCACCTGATGTAACTGAGAGGCTGCAGCTCTTTGATGATCCCAGAAACAAG agGGGTGTCATTGTTAAGGGACTGGAGGAGATCACAGTGCACAACAAAAACGAGGTGTATCAGATCCTGGAGAGAGGAGCTGCCAAGAGAAAGACTGCATCCACACTGATGAATGCTTATTCCAG TCGTTCCCACTCTGTGTTCTCTGTAACCATTCACATGAAGGAGATCACTCTGGATGGAGAGGAGCTGGTGAAGATTGGAAAACTGAACCTG GTGGACCTCGCAGGTAGCGAGAACATCGGCCGCTCCGGAGCCGTGGACAAGCGCGCCCGTGAAGCCGGCAACATCAACCAGTCTCTGCTGACGCTGGGCAGGGTGATCACAGCTCTGGTCGAGCGAGGCCCCCACGTGCCCTACCGCGAGTCCAAACTAACCCGCATACTGCAGGACTCGCTGGGTGGGCGCACCAAGACCTCCATCATCGCTACCGTCTCCCCGGCCTCGATCAACCTGGAG GAGACTCTCAGTACGCTGGAATATGCTAACAGGGCAAAGAGCATCATGAACAAGCCTGAAGTGAACCAGAAGCTCACCAAGAGAACGCTCATTAAG GAATACACGGAGGAGATTGAGCGCCTGAAACGCGACTTGGCCGCCACTCGAGAGAAGCACGGTGTCTACCTCTCGTCCGAGAACTACGA gAGCATGAACAGCAGACTGCAGACTCAGGAAGAGCAGATCACAGAGTACACGGACAAGATCGCAGCCGCCGAGGAGGAACTCAACCGG GTGATGGAGCTGTTCACAGACAACAAGCAGAGGCTGGAGCAGTGCAGCGAGGATCTACAGGAGAGGAGTCAGCAGCTGGAGGAGGCTCACAAAGACCTGAAGGAGACCAGTCAGAGGCTCACTCAGGAGGAGTTCATAACCACTCAGCTGCAGACCACAGAGACTCAGCTATACGATACTGCAGGACAG TTGCTGGACACGGCGGAGGCCAGCACAGTCGACGTGGGCGGCCTGCATGCCAAGCTGCAGCGGGTAAAGGCGGTGGAGCAGCACAACTCCACCGTTCAGCAGAGCTTCTCAGAGCGCATGGAGCAGAGCTGCAGCGGAATGCAGACCGCACTGCAGGAGCAAAACCTCAAGCAGTCCTCCATGCTGGATCATTACCACAACGCTGTGG GGGAGCTGCTGGGAGGAACCGGACGGGTATTTGAGGAGGCGCTGGGCTCTGTGCTGCGCTCCTACACTTCTATGAAAGGGGCGGTGGGTGAAGGAGTGGACGGCTGTAAGAGCAAGCTGCTGCAGCTGGAAGGTCTCACTCAGGAAGGTAGAGACACAGTGCTGGAAATGCTG GATCAGCATAAACTTCAGCTGGAGGACGTTTTACTCACAAAGGCGATGCCCGCCATCAGATCAGTCATGGCAGTGAATGACAGCCTTAAACAGACACTGCAGAGATACGACGCTCTGGCTGGACAG TTGGAGGGCTTTAAGGCGGAGATGAGCACATTTTTCACTGGCCATGTGGAGGCTGTGGCGAGCATGCGGGAGACCGCAGTACAGGGCTTCACTTCGCTCCAGGCTGAACACGACAGTCTGAAGAAGCAGATCAACCAGGCCAGCAGCCAACACAAGACg CGTGTGGCTCAGCTCCTTCAGTGTATGCAGGATCAAATGAACCTCCTGGTTCTGGACACTCAGACCGACTTTGAGGGGCTTGAAGAAGCATCGGACTCACAGAAAACACCAATGGAGACGCTGAAGAATACGATACAGAT GAAATGCACCGAGGCCGAACAGGAATCCTCATCAGTCAGCGCTCGTCTGGGCTCATGTGTGAACGGTGTGATCGAGGAGATGAACGGAGTGATGGACGATGGACGGACGGCGTTGGAGGATTGTGCTGGGTACTGCAGCCTCTTACAGAGCTCTTTGGATTCGCTGTCCGACTCTGGTCTCCAGTGGTGCCTCACAGCCCGAGATTCCACTGAGAAACGAGCTCAGGAGCAGCTGagcctgactgaggagaacaaagctgcCATACAGGCCCTTCTGCAG CGTGTAGAAGAGCGCGGCCAGGCTGCTGTCGATGAATGCCGGTCCCATCTCACTCCAGTGCAGCAGGAGATGGAGACGCTGCTTAGGAAAGTGCAAAGTCAGGTGGGAGAAGATCAGGTCGCCCTCCAGCAGCACAGAGAGGAGCTCTCTACCCTCGCCACCCAGACTCTAGATACGGTCAACAACTTCCTCAGTAATGAACTCCAGCAGGATCTGCCCACTG gcACAACGCCAAAGCGCAAAGACTACGTGTACCCCCGTGTACTGAACCCTCTGAGAAGCAGGACAGAGCTGGAGGACGAGTATAGATCTCAACAGGAGCAGCTGATGAACACGCTCAGTCAGTGTGACGACCTCGGCGAGGAAGAGGAGAAACCTGTCGACCAG GACTCCCTGGAGGACGAGGTTAGTGGCTCGAGTGACAGTAACACAACGCAGCA
- the zmpste24 gene encoding CAAX prenyl protease 1 homolog, with amino-acid sequence MLGEILDLPAEHQIFYAVLVFSWAVYLWEAYLAFRQRRIYRSTTHVPSELGKIMDSETFEKSRLYQLDKSNFGFWSGLYSETEGTLILLFGGIPFLWKISGTVTGRFGLGPEYEISQSLVFLILGTLFSAFTGLPWSLYSTFVIEEKHGFNKQTLGFFLKDALKKFAVTQCILLPVTALLLYIIKIGGDYFFIYAWLFTLAVSLVLVTIYADYIAPLFDKFTPLPDGELKTDIESMAQSISFPLTKIYVVEGSKRSSHSNAYFYGFFKNKRIVLFDTLLEDYSPLNNKNEGESADEQEKSEDTAEESKLQPKNKKQGCSNQEVLAVLGHELGHWKLGHTVKNIVISQMNSFLCFFLFAVLIGRKELFTAFGFLDSQPTLIGLLIIFQFIFSPYNEVLSFCLTVLSRRFEFQADAFAQAMGRSVELCSALIKLNKDNLGFPVADWLFSMWHYSHPPLLERLRALKGQKKQD; translated from the exons ATGTTGGGAGAAATATTAGATCTACCGGCTGAACATCAGATCTTTTACGCTGTGTTGGTGTTTTCATGGGCTGTTTATCTATGGGAGGCCTACCTCGCCTTCAGACAG AGGAGGATATACAGGTCAACGACGCACGTGCCTTCCGAGCTGGGAAAGATCATGGACTCGGAGACTTTTGAAAAGTCGCGGCTCTACCAGCTGGACAAGAGCAACTTTGGCTTCTGGTCGGGACTTTACTCCGAGACTGAGGGGACG CTGATCCTGCTGTTTGGAGGAATCCCGTTTCTCTGGAAGATCTCAGGGACCGTGACCGGGCGCTTTGGTCTGGGTCCGGAGTACGAG ATCTCTCAGTCGCTGGTGTTCCTGATTCTCGGGACGTTGTTCAGCGCCTTCACCGGGCTGCCGTGGAGTCTGTACAGCACGTTCGTCATCGAGGAGAAGCACGGCTTCAATAAGCAG ACACTAGGTTTCTTTCTGAAGGACGCTTTGAAGAAGTTCGCGGTGACCCAGTGCATCCTGCTGCCCGTCACCGCGCTCCTGCTCTACATCATAAAGATCGGAGGAGACTACTTCTTCATCTACGCCTGGCTCTTCACGCTGGCCGTCTCCCTG GTCCTGGTCACCATCTACGCCGACTACATCGCTCCGCTGTTCGATAAGTTCACCCCGCTGCCGGACGGAGAACTGAAGACCGACATCGAGAGCATGGCGCAAAGCATCAGCTTCCCGCTCACCAAGATCTACGTCGTGGAGG GCTCTAAAAGATCGTCCCACAGTAACGCCTACTTCTACGGCTTCTTCAAAAACAAGCGCATCGTGCTGTTCGACACGCTGCTGGAGGACTACTCGCCTCTCAACAACAAAAACGAGGGAGAATCCGCCGACGAGCAGGAGAAGAGCGAGGACACGGCAGAAGAAAGCAAACTCCAACCCAAG AACAAGAAGCAAGGCTGCAGTAACCAGGAGGTGCTGGCGGTTCTTGGTCATGAATTGGGACACTGGAAGCTCGGACACACTGTGAAGAACATCGTCATCAGCCAG ATGAACTCCTTCCTGTGCTTCTTTCTTTTCGCTGTTCTGATTGGTCGAAAGGAACTTTTCACGGCCTTTGGCTTCCTCGACAGCCAGCCGACTCTCATTGGTCTGCTGATCATTTTCCAGTTCATCTTCTCCCCCTATAACGAG gtgctgtcgttctgcctgaCCGTGCTGAGCCGCCGCTTCGAGTTCCAGGCCGACGCCTTCGCCCAGGCCATGGGCCGATCCGTCGAGCTCTGCTCGGCCCTGATCAAGCTCAACAAGGACAATCTGGGCTTCCCTGTGGCCGACTGGCTCTTCTCCATGTGGCACTACTCGCACCCGCCACTGCTGGAGAGGCTGAGGGCTCTCAAGGGTCAGAAGAAACAGGACTGA